One window of the Salminus brasiliensis chromosome 1, fSalBra1.hap2, whole genome shotgun sequence genome contains the following:
- the frrs1l gene encoding DOMON domain-containing protein FRRS1L, whose protein sequence is MFLLQLALLLEPSLWLACLASPTDDNALRAGHGEHGEPGHKDHHKDSYSTFASEFLESRYLSDEGYPFPTAPPVDPFARIKVSDCGVTKGCIRYGKPGCDAETCDYFLSYRRIGTDVEFEMSADTDGWVAVGFSSDKKMGGDDVMGCVHDDNGRVRIHHFYNVGQWAKEIKRNPARDEEGIFENNRVTCRFKRPLHVPREETLVDLHLSWYYLFAWGPAIQGSITRHDIDTPPVSDHMISIYKYEDIFMPAAAYQTFSSPFCLLLIVALTFYLLMGTP, encoded by the exons ATGTTTCTCCTGCAGCTTGCTCTGCTGTTGGAGCCCAGTCTCTGGCTGGCATGCCTCGCCAGCCCTACCGACGACAACGCTCTCCGGGCCGGCCATGGAGAGCATGGAGAACCGGGGCACAAAGACCACCATAAAGATTCCTACAGTACCTTTGCCTCCGAATTTCTGGAGTCCAGGTACCTTTCGGATGAAG GTTACCCCTTTCCAACTGCACCACCTGTTGACCCGTTTGCCCGCATCAAAGTCAGCGACTGTGGAGTAACAAAAGGCTGTATCAG gtacgGAAAGCCTGGCTGTGATGCAGAAACGTGTGATTACTTCTTGAGCTACAGGCGCATCGGCACAGATGTGGAGTTTGAGATGAGCGCAGACACAGATGGCTGGGTTGCAGTGGGCTTTTCTTCTGACAAGAAAatg GGAGGAGATGATGTCATGGGCTGTGTTCATGATGATAACGGGCGTGTGAGGATCCATCACTTTTATAATGTGGGCCAGTGGGCTAAAGAGATCAAGCGGAACCCAGCGCGGGACGAGGAGGGAATCTTTGAGAACAACAGGGTCACTTGCCGCTTCAAACGTCCATTGCACGTCCCACGggaggagacactggtggaccTGCATCTCAGCTGGTACTACCTGTTTGCCTGGGGACCTGCTATACAGG GTTCCATTACAAGGCACGACATTGACACGCCGCCAGTGTCTGATCACATGATCAGCATTTACAAATACGAGGACATTTTCATGCCCGCTGCTGCCTACCAGACTTTCTCCTCCCCTTTCTGCCTCCTCCTCATCGTGGCCCTCACCTTCTACTTGCTCATGGGTACCCCGTAA